One Halobacillus sp. Marseille-Q1614 genomic window, TGAGTCGGCATTTAGAGGAAAATGGGTTTGAAGTAGCTGTAACTCCTGAGCACCTTAACGGCGATCACCCTGACAATTTCACAAACAAAACAAAAACAGAACGAGGCGTGCAGCTGGAGATTACAAGGGCACAGAGGAAAGCATTTTTTAAAAACGGAGATATCAGCTTTTCCTCTCGAAGCAACTCCTCCAATCAAACGGAAGAGTTCAAAGTTTATGTGGAATCTATACAAGCCGCAATGAAAGAATTTGAATAATGCAGATGCGTTATTTACCAGAAGTAGTATCAATATTCTTTGGTTTTCGAGCCTTCTTTTTTTCCTGTTTTTCTCTTTCAGGAAGCTCTCGAATTTTTCTTTGGTTATATCCGAATTCACTTTACTTAGCTGGCTACTTTTCATGGAATCCTCCTAAGGGTAGTCCTGGGGTTAAATATTAAGGAATAGGAGTTTACTCACTAAAAGAGCTGAAAATTGTATAATTTTTTAAGCAGCATCAAAAGAACAGGAATTATTTGAATCTGAGTCTCATCGTCTCACCAGAAACTGATGCTATTCATTCGTTTTTTTGAAAAAAGCAGTTACGTAGAAATTCTACAATGAGAGTAAAATAGCACACTAAACACAAACGTAAACATCAACGTTTACGTTTTTTGGCAATGCATATTGTCTATTAAGACTAGGACATACTATTGCTTTCACCTAAAAGCTCATTGATTAAGAATCATGAAAAGAAGGGAGACCTCCCTGTTTTTTGGGTGGGT contains:
- a CDS encoding poly-gamma-glutamate hydrolase family protein, with the protein product SRHLEENGFEVAVTPEHLNGDHPDNFTNKTKTERGVQLEITRAQRKAFFKNGDISFSSRSNSSNQTEEFKVYVESIQAAMKEFE